One genomic window of Terriglobia bacterium includes the following:
- a CDS encoding ABC transporter ATP-binding protein → MIKTEDLQKTYQMGSEQVHALRGVSFEIHRGEYVAIMGPSGSGKSTMMNLIGCLDTPTQGKYFLNSRLVSDMNDDELAHIRNKEIGFVFQTFNLLARATALHNVELPLIYNGTPAHERKERAIKALQSVELGERMYHRPNELSGGQRQRVAVARALVNNPSIILADEPTGNLDSATSMDIMRLLDELHKKGHTIILVTHEPDIALHAYRVVRLLDGKIASDEPVPHD, encoded by the coding sequence CTGATCAAGACCGAAGACCTCCAGAAAACCTACCAGATGGGTTCGGAGCAGGTCCACGCTCTGCGCGGCGTGTCTTTTGAGATCCATCGCGGGGAATATGTGGCCATCATGGGGCCGTCCGGTTCCGGGAAATCCACGATGATGAACCTGATCGGATGCCTCGACACGCCGACGCAAGGCAAGTACTTCCTCAACTCACGCCTCGTGTCAGACATGAACGATGACGAACTGGCCCATATCCGCAACAAAGAGATCGGATTCGTCTTCCAGACCTTTAACCTGCTGGCGCGTGCTACGGCACTTCACAACGTCGAACTTCCGCTGATTTATAACGGCACGCCCGCTCACGAGCGTAAAGAGCGAGCAATCAAGGCCTTACAGTCGGTCGAACTTGGGGAACGCATGTACCACAGGCCGAACGAGTTGTCCGGAGGCCAGCGACAGCGGGTCGCCGTCGCCCGAGCCCTCGTGAACAATCCGTCCATCATCCTGGCCGACGAGCCGACCGGGAACCTGGATTCAGCCACCAGCATGGACATCATGAGACTCCTCGACGAGCTGCACAAGAAGGGTCACACCATCATTCTGGTCACGCACGAGCCGGACATCGCACTGCATGCCTATCGCGTGGTGCGGTTGCTTGACGGCAAGATCGCCAGCGATGAACCAGTCCCGCACGACTGA
- a CDS encoding polymer-forming cytoskeletal protein has product MKLKRESDDEILSLVGEGVEFQGELSFAHGIRVDGVVRGKVRSDSCLVIGPRGKVEAEVAIRRVSISGEFRGAIHASDRVEIHKEGKVYGDIYTPCLIIEAGALFEGKCNMNDQQPAPPQAQAAAQAQNE; this is encoded by the coding sequence ATGAAGCTTAAAAGGGAAAGTGACGATGAAATCCTGAGCCTCGTGGGGGAGGGGGTGGAGTTCCAGGGAGAGCTTTCTTTCGCCCACGGGATCAGGGTGGATGGCGTGGTCAGGGGGAAGGTGCGCTCGGATTCCTGCCTCGTCATCGGGCCCCGGGGAAAAGTGGAAGCCGAGGTAGCGATCCGCCGAGTGTCCATCAGCGGCGAGTTCCGGGGCGCAATTCACGCCTCCGATCGCGTCGAAATTCATAAGGAAGGAAAGGTTTACGGCGATATTTATACCCCGTGCCTCATCATTGAAGCGGGTGCCCTTTTCGAGGGCAAATGCAACATGAACGACCAGCAGCCGGCCCCTCCCCAGGCGCAGGCTGCCGCCCAGGCTCAGAACGAATAA
- a CDS encoding Xaa-Pro peptidase family protein, translated as MLIQEKVEQAVGILREHNIDCWITFARESAINGDPALDYLIGADITWHTAVIITSTGESCVICGEYDRKTIEDTGAYRQVIGFVKGIRDPFLEVVRRMNPSSIAVNYSRDSEICDGITHGMYLTLMSLLGELGFENRVVSAEGIVSALRQRKTGTELALVRQAIKNTEDIFAKVTKFISPGRTEQEIAAFMKSEVDRMGLEFAWEPGHCPAVFTGPDTAGAHYGPTDRRVEPGHILNMDFGVKYQGYCSDLQRTFYILDKGESGPPPEVLKGFGTIVDAIEQSRAAMKPGVLGIEIDAIARGRVTAAGYAEFPHALGHQVGRFAHDGTALLGPAWEKYARKPFARLEPGMVFTIEPRLTVPGRGVATIEEMVLVTSSGAEYLSTPQDELILIRS; from the coding sequence ATGCTGATCCAGGAAAAGGTGGAGCAGGCGGTAGGGATCCTGAGAGAGCACAACATCGACTGCTGGATTACATTCGCCCGGGAAAGCGCCATCAACGGCGACCCCGCCCTCGACTATCTCATCGGCGCCGACATCACCTGGCACACGGCGGTGATCATCACCTCCACCGGCGAATCGTGTGTCATCTGCGGCGAGTACGACCGGAAAACCATCGAGGATACGGGCGCCTACCGGCAGGTCATCGGCTTCGTCAAAGGGATCCGGGACCCGTTCCTCGAGGTGGTGCGCAGGATGAATCCTTCTTCCATTGCTGTCAATTACTCCCGGGACAGCGAGATCTGCGACGGCATAACCCACGGCATGTATCTCACGCTCATGAGCCTGCTCGGCGAGTTGGGATTCGAGAATCGTGTGGTCTCGGCCGAAGGGATCGTCTCGGCGCTGCGGCAACGGAAGACCGGCACGGAGTTGGCGCTTGTCAGGCAGGCCATCAAGAACACTGAGGATATCTTTGCCAAAGTCACGAAATTCATCTCCCCCGGGAGAACGGAGCAGGAAATCGCCGCCTTCATGAAATCCGAGGTGGATCGGATGGGGCTCGAGTTCGCCTGGGAGCCCGGGCATTGCCCGGCGGTGTTCACCGGGCCCGATACCGCAGGCGCTCATTACGGACCCACGGACCGGCGCGTGGAGCCGGGGCACATTCTGAACATGGACTTCGGGGTGAAATATCAAGGTTACTGTTCGGACCTGCAGAGGACCTTTTACATACTGGACAAGGGGGAGTCGGGACCGCCGCCGGAAGTGCTCAAGGGATTCGGGACCATCGTGGACGCAATCGAGCAGAGCCGCGCCGCCATGAAGCCCGGCGTGCTCGGGATAGAGATCGATGCCATTGCCAGGGGCAGGGTCACGGCGGCGGGGTATGCCGAGTTCCCCCATGCGCTGGGCCATCAGGTGGGGCGTTTTGCCCATGATGGCACTGCGCTTCTTGGCCCGGCCTGGGAAAAATATGCCCGGAAGCCCTTTGCCCGCCTTGAGCCCGGCATGGTGTTCACGATCGAGCCCCGGTTGACGGTTCCCGGCCGCGGCGTCGCCACGATCGAGGAGATGGTTCTCGTGACCTCGTCAGGCGCGGAATACCTCTCCACCCCGCAGGATGAACTTATTCTTATCCGAAGCTGA
- a CDS encoding ParB/RepB/Spo0J family partition protein: MRKKVLGKGLGALIPEAGHPEPAPSEIDIDQITTNPDQPRLKFDEKSLNELSDSIRIHGVLQPVLVRPLGSAYQLVAGERRLMAAQRAGLLKVPAFVRDVPDDHLLELALIENIQREQLNPIEEAQAYHNLIESLPTTQEELAGQLGKERSTIANALRLLKLPPAVKLLVAEGKLSPGHARALLAANLAPAETTRAANVMVAKGWSVRDAERWAKKSQSARARASIPQDPNITAAADRLRLLLGTKVEITGGQGVRQAGQIRIHFFSQEDLTRIYSIIIEKRRHDGGMR; this comes from the coding sequence ATGAGAAAAAAGGTGCTGGGTAAGGGACTCGGGGCGCTGATCCCGGAAGCAGGCCATCCGGAACCGGCTCCCAGCGAGATCGACATCGACCAGATCACGACCAATCCCGATCAACCGCGGCTGAAGTTCGACGAAAAGAGCCTGAACGAGCTTTCCGACTCGATCCGCATTCACGGCGTGCTGCAGCCGGTGCTCGTCCGCCCCCTGGGCAGTGCGTATCAGCTGGTGGCGGGCGAGAGACGATTGATGGCGGCGCAGCGGGCCGGGCTGTTGAAAGTGCCGGCCTTCGTCCGGGATGTGCCCGACGATCACCTGCTGGAGCTGGCTCTGATTGAGAACATTCAGCGCGAACAGCTCAACCCGATCGAGGAAGCCCAAGCCTATCATAATCTTATCGAGAGCCTCCCCACCACCCAGGAGGAGCTGGCCGGACAGCTCGGGAAGGAGCGCAGCACCATCGCCAACGCCCTCCGCCTGCTGAAGCTCCCGCCCGCGGTCAAACTCCTGGTCGCCGAGGGCAAGCTGTCGCCGGGGCACGCGCGCGCCTTGCTTGCGGCAAACCTGGCCCCTGCCGAGACGACCCGGGCCGCCAATGTCATGGTGGCGAAGGGTTGGTCCGTGCGCGACGCGGAGCGCTGGGCCAAGAAGAGCCAGTCGGCCCGCGCCCGCGCCTCCATTCCGCAGGACCCCAACATCACCGCCGCGGCCGATCGCCTGCGCCTGCTGCTGGGCACGAAAGTCGAGATCACCGGCGGGCAGGGGGTACGGCAGGCCGGGCAAATCCGCATCCACTTCTTCAGCCAGGAAGATCTCACCCGTATCTACAGTATTATCATAGAGAAACGTCGCCATGATGGGGGTATGCGATGA
- a CDS encoding ABC transporter ATP-binding protein has protein sequence MPLLEVERLSVSYLTASGPIRAVRDFSCELAPGEALALVGETGSGKSTVALALLGLLDSDARMDTGEIRFQGAPLSFKDRSSRRQVRGGRIGMVFQDARGALNPVLTVGSQLMEALRAHQSLSTRGARERAAALLTEAGIPDPRFYLRRYPFELSGGMCQRVAIAIAVCNRPSLLIADEPTSALDPSIQAQILELLGGMKHRYGLALLLISHDLALVSELSERVAVMYHGRLVESGRAQDVFRTPAHPYTKALIECQADLHHRWDRRPLAAIAGSPPAGGQELPGCSFAPRCPRADAACSRSVPSPVVLSGEHWAACIKLTQG, from the coding sequence ATGCCCCTACTCGAAGTCGAAAGACTCTCTGTATCCTACCTCACCGCATCAGGGCCGATCCGCGCTGTGCGCGATTTTTCCTGCGAGCTGGCGCCGGGAGAAGCGCTCGCCCTGGTCGGTGAAACCGGGAGCGGCAAATCCACCGTCGCGCTGGCACTACTCGGCCTGCTGGACAGCGATGCGCGCATGGATACGGGAGAAATCCGTTTTCAGGGTGCGCCGCTTTCCTTCAAGGACCGGAGCTCCCGGAGGCAAGTGCGCGGCGGAAGGATCGGCATGGTCTTCCAGGACGCCCGCGGCGCGCTGAACCCGGTCTTGACCGTCGGGTCCCAACTGATGGAGGCGTTGCGCGCTCATCAATCGCTGAGCACAAGGGGAGCGAGGGAAAGAGCGGCCGCGCTGCTCACTGAAGCCGGAATCCCTGACCCGCGGTTTTATCTGCGCCGATATCCGTTCGAGCTGTCCGGCGGCATGTGCCAGCGAGTCGCCATCGCAATCGCGGTCTGCAACCGGCCGAGCCTGCTGATCGCCGACGAGCCCACCAGCGCGTTGGATCCGAGCATTCAGGCCCAGATCCTGGAACTCCTGGGCGGCATGAAGCATCGCTACGGCCTGGCGCTGCTGCTGATCAGTCACGACCTGGCTCTGGTTTCCGAACTATCGGAACGCGTGGCGGTCATGTACCATGGTCGCCTGGTGGAGTCCGGCAGAGCGCAGGATGTCTTTCGGACACCGGCGCACCCGTACACGAAAGCTCTGATCGAGTGCCAGGCGGACCTGCATCACCGTTGGGATCGGCGACCGCTGGCCGCCATTGCCGGTTCACCACCCGCGGGCGGACAGGAGTTACCCGGATGCTCTTTTGCCCCGCGCTGTCCGAGGGCGGATGCAGCCTGTTCCCGGAGCGTGCCATCGCCCGTAGTTCTTTCCGGCGAGCACTGGGCGGCATGCATCAAGTTGACCCAGGGTTGA
- a CDS encoding STAS domain-containing protein, translating into MKLSSRLADEVTILDVEGKILLGEGDLQIRQAVDEMLAQGRRNFLLNLAKVPYIDSAGLGQIIRCFTAIRKAGGSFKLLSPNTKVVDLLTVTKLVNVFDWYNDEAGALSSFVSKSAS; encoded by the coding sequence ATGAAGCTATCATCCCGGTTAGCGGATGAGGTTACGATTCTTGACGTGGAGGGGAAGATCCTTCTCGGCGAGGGCGACCTTCAGATCAGGCAAGCCGTTGACGAAATGCTGGCACAGGGGCGGAGGAATTTCCTTCTGAACCTGGCCAAGGTTCCCTACATCGACAGCGCCGGTTTAGGGCAGATCATCCGATGTTTCACGGCCATCCGGAAGGCGGGTGGCTCATTCAAACTGCTGTCGCCGAACACAAAGGTAGTCGATCTCCTTACCGTCACCAAACTGGTCAACGTCTTTGACTGGTACAATGACGAGGCCGGCGCCTTGAGCAGCTTCGTGTCCAAATCGGCTTCATGA
- the eno gene encoding phosphopyruvate hydratase — translation MSPIRSIVAREILDSRGNPTLEADVVVEGNARGRAAVPSGASTGVHEAIELRDGDGMRYGGKGVLRAVENVNNIIAPALSGENVFRQRAVDQILINLDSSPNKGKLGANAILAVSMAVARAAAATLGMPLYRYLGGSNACILPVPMMNILNGGAHADNNVDPQEFMIVPAGAKSFSESLRMGAETFHALKAVLRKKGYATCVGDEGGFAPNLKSSEEALDVIMEAINKTGYEAGKQIYLALDVAASEMYVDERYFFKKSSGARLTADQMIQLYERWTRQYPIVSIEDGMAEDDWQGWVALTEALGEKIQLVGDDVFVTNSQRLANGIADGVANSILIKLNQVGTVSETLDTIELAKSDSYTTVISHRSGETEDSFIADLAVACNAGQIKTGSASRTDRVVKYNQLLRIEEELRGQARFLGSQLF, via the coding sequence ATCAGTCCTATCCGTTCGATTGTTGCCAGAGAGATTCTGGATTCCAGAGGAAACCCGACGCTCGAAGCGGATGTGGTGGTGGAGGGGAACGCCCGCGGCCGCGCGGCTGTACCGTCCGGAGCATCGACGGGCGTCCACGAGGCTATAGAACTCCGTGATGGAGACGGGATGCGCTATGGCGGCAAAGGCGTGCTTCGTGCCGTAGAGAATGTCAACAACATCATCGCCCCTGCCCTCAGCGGCGAGAATGTCTTCCGGCAGAGGGCCGTCGACCAGATCCTGATCAATCTCGACAGCTCACCCAACAAAGGCAAACTGGGCGCGAACGCCATCCTCGCCGTTTCCATGGCCGTGGCGCGTGCCGCGGCCGCGACGCTCGGGATGCCCCTCTATCGTTATCTCGGCGGCTCCAATGCCTGCATCCTCCCCGTGCCGATGATGAACATCCTCAACGGAGGGGCGCACGCCGATAATAATGTCGATCCCCAGGAGTTCATGATCGTGCCCGCAGGAGCCAAGTCCTTCTCCGAGAGCCTGCGCATGGGTGCCGAGACCTTCCATGCCCTGAAGGCGGTCCTCAGGAAGAAGGGTTACGCCACCTGCGTAGGTGACGAAGGCGGCTTTGCGCCCAACCTGAAATCAAGCGAGGAAGCTCTGGACGTGATCATGGAGGCCATCAACAAGACCGGCTACGAAGCGGGCAAACAGATCTACCTGGCGCTGGACGTCGCTGCCAGCGAGATGTATGTCGACGAAAGATATTTCTTCAAAAAGTCCAGCGGCGCCCGCCTGACCGCCGACCAGATGATTCAGCTGTACGAACGCTGGACCCGGCAGTACCCGATCGTATCCATCGAGGATGGGATGGCGGAAGACGACTGGCAGGGATGGGTTGCCCTGACCGAGGCACTCGGCGAGAAGATCCAGCTGGTGGGCGACGATGTCTTCGTGACCAATTCCCAGCGCCTCGCGAACGGCATCGCCGATGGTGTGGCCAACAGCATCCTGATCAAGTTGAACCAGGTCGGCACCGTGAGCGAAACCCTGGATACCATCGAGCTCGCGAAGAGTGACAGCTATACCACCGTGATCTCGCACCGCTCCGGGGAGACCGAAGACTCATTTATCGCCGATCTCGCCGTGGCCTGCAACGCGGGACAGATCAAGACCGGCTCGGCCAGCCGGACCGACCGCGTGGTGAAGTACAACCAGTTGCTGCGTATTGAAGAGGAACTTCGAGGTCAAGCCCGCTTCCTGGGGAGCCAGCTCTTCTGA
- a CDS encoding methylmalonyl-CoA mutase: MRMEPKVIYGPYPRWGERTEKAGEYPFTRGIHANMYRGRPWTMRQYAGFGSARESNERYRYLLAQGQTGLSIAFDLPTQIGLDPDHPLAAGEVGKVGVSVASLRDLETLLQGIPLDCVSISMTINSTASILLAMVLCLARHQGVPWNALRGTVQNDILKEYIARGTYIYPPAPSLRLTTDVLSFCCREVPNWNPISISGYHIREAGSTAAQEVAFTLADGIAYVQSALDAGLKVDDFAGQVSFFFNAHNNFLEEIAKFRAARRLWAWIMRERFGSRNERSCALRFHTQTAGSTLTARQPENNIVRVTIQALAAVLGGTQSLHTNSMDEALALPTATAARTALRTQQILAYESGVANTADPTGGAYAIESMTDEIEAEAERYILRIDAMGGMLPAIERGYVQREIQESSYRYQKQIELGEQVIAGVNRYTTAESAPVELLVVDERVGAEQCRRLADLRAARDAVAARRALDRLCSAAQGKENLMPHILAAVEALATVGEISDCLRSVFGQYRESVTL, from the coding sequence ATGAGAATGGAACCGAAGGTCATCTATGGCCCGTATCCTCGCTGGGGTGAGAGGACGGAAAAGGCCGGCGAGTACCCTTTCACCCGCGGCATCCATGCCAACATGTATCGCGGGAGACCGTGGACCATGCGGCAATATGCCGGCTTCGGCTCCGCACGGGAATCGAACGAGCGGTACCGCTACCTGCTCGCCCAGGGCCAGACCGGTCTCAGCATCGCTTTCGATCTGCCGACTCAGATCGGACTCGATCCGGATCATCCGCTGGCCGCCGGCGAAGTGGGCAAGGTGGGTGTGTCGGTCGCCTCGCTGCGCGACCTGGAAACGCTCCTCCAGGGCATACCTCTCGACTGCGTCTCGATCTCCATGACCATCAACAGCACTGCATCCATTCTTTTGGCCATGGTGCTTTGCCTCGCGCGCCACCAGGGCGTGCCCTGGAATGCCCTGCGGGGTACGGTCCAGAACGACATCCTGAAGGAATACATCGCGCGCGGCACTTACATTTATCCGCCTGCCCCATCGCTGCGCCTCACTACGGACGTCTTGAGCTTCTGCTGCCGCGAAGTGCCGAACTGGAATCCGATCTCGATCAGCGGGTATCACATTCGCGAAGCCGGCTCCACGGCCGCTCAGGAAGTTGCCTTCACCCTCGCCGACGGCATTGCCTACGTACAGAGCGCCCTGGATGCCGGCCTGAAGGTCGATGACTTTGCCGGCCAGGTCTCATTCTTTTTCAACGCCCACAACAATTTTCTGGAGGAAATCGCGAAGTTCCGCGCGGCGCGCCGCCTCTGGGCCTGGATCATGCGCGAGCGCTTCGGCTCGCGCAACGAGCGCTCGTGCGCGCTACGATTTCACACGCAGACCGCGGGCAGCACTCTGACGGCCCGGCAGCCCGAGAACAACATCGTGCGCGTCACGATTCAAGCCCTCGCGGCCGTGCTCGGCGGGACCCAGTCCCTGCACACAAATTCGATGGACGAAGCCCTGGCGCTCCCCACTGCCACGGCGGCCCGCACCGCCCTCCGCACCCAGCAGATCCTGGCATACGAGAGCGGTGTTGCCAACACCGCCGACCCGACCGGGGGTGCCTATGCCATCGAATCGATGACGGACGAGATCGAAGCAGAAGCGGAGCGCTACATTCTCAGGATTGATGCGATGGGGGGGATGTTGCCCGCAATCGAGCGCGGCTACGTGCAGCGCGAGATCCAGGAGTCATCCTATCGCTATCAGAAACAGATCGAGCTGGGCGAGCAGGTCATCGCCGGAGTCAACCGCTATACCACGGCCGAATCGGCACCGGTCGAACTCCTCGTGGTGGACGAACGGGTGGGCGCGGAGCAATGTCGCAGGCTGGCGGACCTTCGGGCGGCGCGTGATGCCGTTGCCGCCCGCCGGGCGCTCGACCGGTTGTGCTCGGCCGCCCAGGGGAAAGAAAACCTCATGCCCCATATCCTGGCGGCGGTTGAAGCACTGGCCACGGTGGGTGAGATTTCCGATTGCCTCCGAAGCGTTTTCGGCCAGTACCGGGAATCCGTGACTCTCTGA
- a CDS encoding efflux RND transporter periplasmic adaptor subunit: MSKKKKIWIACGVAVVLGLIIFFSIRATRKDEVPVQTSKVIRKDVLKAQVSASGQIRAKDYVNLQAEIVGVVTDLRVREGDKVKKGDILLKIDPIQTAAQEDSTRAQSDAAHQDLRAQQFQISIAEHNIANAKSQLDSSRAQAEQATANVARSQSSFNRSQQLNEEGLISRDEYEQAQNNLNAAKSQAEVAKKQVEQMANQIKISENSLEQMQISYAAAETRLKSQDANLTQATDQLKKTTITSSLNGVITQLVVHAGERAVPGTLNSPQATLMTISDLSVIQTELKVDETDIVSLAIGNPAKIKVDALPDIVLDGEVTEIGNSPITTSGSTTQEAKDFKVIVTVKNPPDKIRPGMSCTADIITETRNNILAIPIQALTIREVEVDKDGNYIEPDPKQKKKTDSVARADSTKTKINKKELEGVFVITKDNHAKFRPVKTGITGESEIEVKSNLQEGEVIVSGSFQTLRTLKDGAIVKVETTPTKAETTKSPS, from the coding sequence ATGAGCAAGAAAAAGAAGATATGGATCGCCTGCGGTGTGGCCGTTGTGCTGGGCCTCATAATTTTCTTCAGCATCCGTGCCACCCGCAAGGATGAAGTTCCCGTGCAGACGTCCAAGGTCATCCGCAAAGATGTCCTGAAGGCACAGGTGTCGGCGAGCGGCCAGATTCGGGCCAAAGACTATGTCAACCTTCAGGCGGAGATTGTCGGCGTGGTGACCGATCTCCGCGTGCGCGAAGGCGACAAGGTGAAAAAAGGCGATATTCTGCTGAAAATCGATCCGATCCAGACCGCAGCGCAGGAGGACTCCACCCGCGCCCAGTCGGACGCAGCGCATCAGGACCTGCGGGCGCAGCAATTTCAGATCTCCATCGCCGAACACAACATCGCCAATGCGAAGTCCCAGCTGGATTCGAGCCGCGCGCAGGCGGAACAGGCCACCGCCAACGTGGCGCGCAGCCAGAGCAGCTTCAACCGCAGCCAACAGCTCAACGAAGAAGGACTCATCTCCAGGGACGAGTATGAACAGGCGCAAAACAACCTGAACGCCGCCAAATCCCAGGCTGAGGTGGCCAAGAAGCAGGTCGAGCAGATGGCGAATCAAATCAAGATCTCGGAGAACAGCCTCGAGCAGATGCAAATCAGCTATGCTGCCGCCGAGACCCGGTTGAAATCGCAGGATGCCAATCTTACCCAGGCAACGGATCAGTTGAAAAAGACCACCATTACTTCCTCGCTGAACGGCGTGATCACTCAACTGGTCGTTCACGCCGGTGAGCGGGCAGTCCCCGGCACCTTGAACTCACCCCAGGCAACCCTTATGACGATTTCCGATTTGAGCGTGATTCAGACCGAGCTCAAGGTGGATGAGACCGACATCGTCAGCCTGGCTATCGGGAATCCTGCCAAAATCAAGGTGGATGCTCTTCCTGATATCGTGCTCGACGGCGAGGTCACAGAGATCGGGAACAGCCCCATCACGACCTCCGGATCCACGACGCAGGAAGCGAAGGATTTTAAGGTAATCGTAACGGTCAAAAACCCGCCGGACAAGATCCGGCCGGGAATGTCGTGCACCGCGGACATTATTACCGAGACCCGAAACAACATTCTGGCGATCCCGATTCAGGCGCTGACGATCCGAGAAGTCGAGGTCGACAAGGACGGCAACTACATCGAGCCCGATCCCAAGCAGAAGAAGAAGACCGACTCGGTTGCCCGGGCGGATTCCACCAAGACTAAAATTAACAAGAAAGAACTTGAGGGTGTCTTCGTAATTACTAAGGACAACCATGCGAAGTTCCGTCCCGTGAAGACAGGAATAACCGGTGAGTCCGAAATTGAGGTAAAATCAAACCTCCAGGAAGGGGAAGTGATCGTATCGGGGAGCTTTCAGACCCTGCGCACTCTCAAGGACGGGGCGATCGTAAAAGTTGAAACCACCCCCACGAAGGCGGAGACAACCAAATCACCAAGCTGA